The sequence GTTGCATTCAAACAATTGCCGTCAGTGTTGGTGTGTCTACAGGATGATCGCTGGGGGAATTGATCAGTTATCTCTCGATGTTTTTTTGAAATCTCAACAAATTCTCCAAACAGTAAACCAGTTGCAAACATGCAGCGTTGATAGCTTGCTGCTTGTGTACTGGATCCAGGCCAACTTTGAATGAGATGTAAGTTTACCAGCTGCGTTTTTTCTTTAGGTACTAAACGAATGACATCAAAGGGAGAATCCAGATCCAAACAGCGGGTGACTATTTTCTGTACATCCTCGTTACTGATAAGGGGATGAAAGTCCGATAAATGTAGCCAGAATCTGGGATGAACTGGGATGAATGTAGCCAGAATCTGGGAGGAACTAGAATTGATATTGATTTGTTTCAATTggtaattttattattattattatgttgcttTATTTACCCTAGGTTCTAACCTTATGGTCATTCGCCGAGGTTGGGTATGTGAAGATAAGTTTACAattcattttacattttacgctATTGAATTCGGTCAAATAGCTGCGCGTTTTGCAGGAAGCATATTGTGGCCCGTTCTATCGCTGGATCGTTACTCAATACGTCGCGTATGGATGATGGTAGCTCGTGCTGGGTTCGCAGATTGGAGAATTCTACGCAATTGATCAGTAGATGTTCTACGGTTAATCTGACGTTACACGTTTGGCATATTGGTGGTGGTACTCGTTCGATTGTATGGGCGTGTGTGATTCTGGTGTGGCCAGAGCGTAGTCTCGAAAGTACCCGTTGTTCTTGCCGACTGTCTCTGTCTATCCATCGAACTGGTTCGCCTTTTATCTTCTGGGTGTGTCCCGGTGTTTGTCTCCAGGTTCTTGTAAAATGATATGTCGCACttttggatatttttttttcactagatCAGCGCCAGGTACTGTCTCGGTTAAATACTCGGTGCTCGATCGTCCGAGTGAGGCCAATCGGTCCGCATCCTCGTTTTCTTGTAGTCCGGCGTGCCCACGAATCCAGCACAGCACTGTTCTTTTATCCCAGTGTTCCTCGATCTCTTGTACGAAAGGGTGGCGACATTTCCCGGATTCGAGTATCTATCATGCCATTTCTGTTCAGAGAGGTGATCTCCGCTCCGTAGAATATTTTACTGTCGATCAGTGCCTTACTTATGTTGAGGGCAGTGGTTCTGTTCCACCTCGGGTTTCTGTTGCTGATGGTACGAATGAGACGTAGTCGACTTTCACATTCTCGCTTGATGTTCCTAAAGTGTGGTAAAAAGGTGGTGTTGATGCACAATTGCATATGTCAGAAGACAAGTTTAAGTGAGcatgaagtagaaatcgatcaacgttatttttcgatcagttttattAGTAGTTGAGAGAGTTTGCAATTACATTCGTCTACGTTATAGGCTTTCCGGCATATTCCACGTGCAAGCACCTCGGCCGAGCGGCGGCGGAAGAAGAATAACGAAAAGGGAATGGGTCTTTTTCACagttagaaaaataataaatttgtttcttatttaaacttttatttgttttgtaattcACAATAACGTCTTGTAgcaaatttttcgcaaaactgTTACCACTCGTTATCTTTTCTCGATGACACTACAGTGGGTCTGTACTGGTTTATGCTTCTTGTGCTATATGTTTTGTTCACGCAATCTATCTTATTCCTTAGAGTCAGCTTACAACTTCGATATTTAATTCTATTTATCACTATTCAGAAACTGTTTCTGCCACTCATATTCTGCGAATTCTCTTCTTTGTAACGATTTTATACCCGAATTGATATCACTAAAGAAAACGTTTATTAACACGAGAACTCGGACGAGACGGCCTAACTTATCTGCGAGTCGAATCCACGAGACTACCGGCCATTTACCGCGCACTCTTTACAACTGAACTAACCGAATACTCGAAGCAAAAACTACTTAATACCGACCGCTTCTGTTACCTCTCTAAAGTTATGAAATTGAACTGGACACAAACTTGCCGACGACCGAATTAataacaactacttaatttgtctacgggccgacgcccgagaccagCGCCTAGTTACCGCACTCTGAAGAACTTAACTGGATaccaactcttcccaactatgggtttttaagctcctaacatttactttcgggtgaatcccgaagattttagtacaagccgagcttgtgattctaagtagaaagttcatccgactttctcccgaagttctaccgaaagtcgagaccactgtcactatgccaaaGGCAGTgtctttgtttttacaacattgctgcgctgactaatgcccggaactgtctatggttttataacaaaatttcttaaacatcgttgcgatgactaatgctcgcaaatgtgcacgcttcaataacaaagTTCATACCtgaaggttgcagctacgctgatatgagagtttccttcacaatttcctactttttctacaatactagccaattcaaaggaaaatttgctaagggcgctgcatgcccccttacttactgagcttggtgttacctgaagggtagacatcaagtcgaatgcgttggtttataacattgaggtttgtagctggaacacaaatttccgtatttataattacttttttttcattttggctATACGCAAATTAAATTCCCTAACCATACGATGGTCCTCGTAtgtgtgttctcctctgacgccatcctgttccatggtatgcttctattgttgctttatctgtgggagtgatcgaacggttgctagtctcggactctgggttccgtgtcgttctcgttcctaatagctcgttcttctgtgttggtgatacGTATTAGGGCTTCTCGTTGTTTAGGTACTCGCTTCGTtgggcatagttgaaaattgaGCATTGACTCCTTTGCGATTTGTGCCTCATTGAGATTACTGCCAGTAGTAATAATAGTTCCGTAAAAACATATGTGATGAAGCTTTTTCGTTGATTAGTCAAgtattggtattctgtattgttgcttctcatcatggcttctcgttgggtacaatgtgttgcggctcctagcagcttttatgcatttcatttgatttcgtggttattttcttcgtagtgtatttttttaaacaaccaattgtttaaattttcacgtattaataaactttgattttccaataattgtttatggtattcagcTGAGCTTTGACAATGCTCACTGAATGAATTATAGGGTAGCAGTTTGTAACGTTGTGGCATACCCacgcaagtcatctttaactgtgttgactgcatttacttccttcttgttttgttatcagttgtacttgttgatgtagcaatttgtagcattaccattatttcgatttgttatcacgtcttccatattaaactttttcgtaatttttctgCCTCGATTTTTCAACTCGTAATTGCCTCCTCCGACgttcttccttctgacatcttggtgattccccggttccctttgtcttcaacttgccaccgcatccgatcacaccctctcgttctcttagatagcttggctaagctactgacatccttccttctgcgacgactattttcgtgcacacacacagttcgggactcaaaaaaaaacttttattcattTTGTATGATTCTGTGCCTTTAGTGTAATCAattttctattctatgattgttattaatattatttttatatacgtaTTACGCAATCTATTGTCTATTCTATTAGTTGTAtatacgtttctttttttttataatcgcattgtgcatcatattctcttattttttCCGTTATCATATCTGTGCGCATcgtaaattttttgttttcgctattatttttcgttttgttagttgaatctatgttttttttttatgcatttAAGTGTTTCTGCGATATATTTATTAGTCTATATGTTATCTCGTGTACTTTTCCATTAATCGAGAagcttttatttatatatatatatatatatatatatatatatatatatatatatatatatatatatatatatatatatatatatatatatatatatatatatatatatatatatatatatatatatatatatatatatatatatatatatttgttgAGGTACCTCGCACCTCTTTTTTAACCCGTAGATACAGGTCGACAACCCGTCTGtcgacaatacgtctgtctgtggatataaaattgttaattaagttgcggcatgcgaatgcttgttgcagtttatagggtaagggctccctaattcatctgagctcctatttccatctcatcccttcacctcattactttgaacacgaataatattttacaacctacctgaaccaaactgtgaaatgttttaaaatgattataaatgctattgtcacactttcccattgaaagaaatgggttttagttcttcggttatcgtttttttcatttaaaatgaactcacttttcaatttaggacacattttcgtctcaaggtttacagttcgtcatgtttctaaaAATCTACtattcgattcgtctcaaaacatgatcactatttcgtacaattacactaccattgaatgctggatggcttcataattaataatgttcacttgccacttgtttaattaacgatttaaaacgtaaaaaattacccgacaaacaataaaagtcttcaaaaatatgagatgaaaacttttcacttagttcacttgattgcgctttgttttcatctcatttggtttcgcaaagttgccaagttatctcatcttgttacaaaaaataaattgtttttcttcttcaaattattatcaaaaagtatgtttttggtatccgtgtcattagtttaattagattattgatattaatatttcaataaaactgttttggcttcgaatattaccagaaagagcgtgttaaatactaatgaaataaccattgtgggaaatgaaatggctgtgaagtgtgtgtgtttcatcggctgtgcacagagatgccagatattttcatagaaaatatgtattccgttgcatagaaagtcgatatctgctatctgttttcactaatgaaatgatgttaacagatagttctttatatctccgtaagtcattgccccgcTCACGAGAATAttcaatttaggaaatctgtatgttCGGAGGCAGTTCGGATATAGGGAGATTCTTTGAAGCGAGCTTTCTTGTGCAGCAGCTCAAAGctgaaattattattaattagaTTAGAACAATAGATTGCGAGGAGCTCAGCCAATTACTTACATTAGGTCTTCCCTTATTCAACTATCCGAAACTATAAATCTCCTTCAAACGTAGTAATCGCTTGTATACTACTAATACCTTTTTCAGGTTAGTAATGAATTCAACTTGTGTTCTATTCAAATGTGTTCTAGTTCAATGCACTCAATTATACGGTTAGATCTtcgaaaatgagaaaaaaaacgataagCGTGCGTTAACCGTAGTAACACCTAACCTCACATATATTAAGAATGCTTACCGTTGTAATAACGCATATCAACTGAACAGTATTTCATATACTACCGTATTGGGGCAACGTTATCCGAAACGTTCCATAATTCAATTACAAATGAACTTAATTAAGTAGGATAAGAAAAATTATATTTAGTGCCGTGTGCAGCGTAGTCGCTTTCATCCGGCTTGACTTCTACTTCTctatttgacatttcactcctccATCCGGTATGGCAGGGTGCCCGATTCGTTTGCCTGCAGAAAGAACAGCAGTGTTATCAGAACATCCTCCGCCCCGTGAATCCTGATGAGAGACTTGTGGGCTTTCACAGAATTCACCATCAGAAACCTCCATAACAGCTAATTTAACGACTGGTCGCCTCAAATCTTTACCGCCAGCTGTTCGTACAATCGCTTGACGAATCCTGCCGTCACTTCCGGCAATTACCTCTCGCACTTTGCCGCGTACCCAGGTTCGTCGACTCCCTTCGGTAATGTATACCAGGTCCCCCACTTGAATTGGTTTGGTATCCGTAAACCACTTCGATCGTTTGTTCAGCGAGGGGAAGTACTCCTTCAACCAACGATTCCACACTGCACCTGACAAAAACTGCGATCTTTGATAGCTGCTTCTCAGCGATGCAGCCAAATCAATTGGAAGTAGCATCCGTTCATGGGCACCCGACGAATTTCCgagaatgaaatgatttggtgTAATCGCTTCTCCTTCCGCAGAGTCTTGAGGCATATATGTTAGTGGTCGTGAGTTGATGAAACTTTCTGCCTCAGCCAAAACTGTGAGTAGTATTTCATCGTTTAGTTTACGACCGTCGTCGAGCGCCCTCATTGCTTCTTTAACACTTCTGACCATTCTCTCCCACACGCCACCCATATGTGGAGCTGACGGGGGATTGAACGTCCATCTAGTTCGAGCATCTGTAAACGTATCCGCACACTCGTTGTTTATATCTTTAATCTGCTTGATCAATTCGTTACTCGCGCCAACGAAATTAGTACCGTTGTCCGAGCATATTTCTACTGGCGATCCTCGTCGTCGTATGAATCTTCTCACTGCCATAATGCATGAGTCTGTGGATAGACTGTGCGCCACTTCTAAATGTACGGCACGAACGACTAGACATGTGAAAACCGCTACGTACCGCTTTTCCTTGCGACGCCCGATCGAGACTTCCAGAGGCCCCAAGTAATCTACACCCACGTAACAGAACGGTCGAACAAAGGGTGTCAACCTCTCTATGGGAAGCGGTGCCATCCGGGGATGTTGTGGTTTACATTTCCTAATCTTGCATCGTTGACATTTTTTCATTACTTTGGCTACCGTGGCACGCAAATTGAAGATATGGAATCTTTGGCGAACCTCGTTGACTACCGTCTCGCGGTTCGCGTGCCCGTATCGAGTATGGAAATCTTCAAGGAGTAATAGAGTGATGGGGTGTGATTTTGGCAGTATGACTGGGAATCGAGCATCAAACGTCGCGTAACTTGCCTTGGCTGTCCGACCTTCCATTCTTATGACTCCGAACTGATCGGCGAAAGGAGATAGTATGTATAGTGGACTGGATCTTTCAAGTTTAATCCATTTCTCTGGCGGTTCATCTCGATTATTTATGAGGATTTTGACTTCGTCAGGATAAATAtcgttttgtgccgtttgccaTAATAATTGTTCAGCAGTTAAATACTCATTCTGGCAGAGAGGAACAATTTCGGTTGGGATTGAACATTTTATGAGCGGTCGTAGACTCTTAGTTGCTTTAATCGTCTTAATAGGAAGTTTCTTGGCCTTACGACGGCAATTTGTCACAAAACGACTTACCAGTGCCACAGTTCGTAACAACACCTTCCATTTTGAGAATCGTTCGGCATCTATAATGCGTTCCGGAACCGCAATGCGATGTAGCAGAAGGTGAACCCTTAACTCCTCATTAGTACgcggaatttgtttttgttttggccAATTTTCCATTTCTTTATGCAGAAAGGTATTTTTGCCAGTCAGCCATCTTCCATTCGAATCGGGTAAAGTGTCCTTACTCCACTTTgttaaacaatctgctaaatttTCCTTTGATGGAACGTGTCGCCAACTCGCAGGTTCTGTAAGCGTCAGTATCTCTCCGATTCGGTACGCGACAAACTGTTTGTAATTGCGATGTTGAGAGTGAATCCATGCTAGAACTACCTCTGAATCTGTGTGAATATACTTCTCGCGGATCGGCAGCGTGTGAGTTTCGCACACGGTCTTCATCATTCTCGCTCCTAGAAGCGCCGCCTGGAGCTCCATCCGCGGAATGGATTGGTACTTAAGCGGAGCCACCTTGCTTCGGGCCATGACAAGCGCACATTTTATTTCTCCTTCGACCACAATTCGGAAGTAAGCGGCACATCCGTAGCCCAACTCGCTTGCGTCAGTGAATATGTGTAACTGCAATGATTCATAGGAGCTAGGTCGAGATCCAATAAAATAATACCGCGGGATCTCAATGGTACTGATTCTTGGTAGAATGTTTATCCATTGAAACCACTTATCATACTCGGTGTCGCCAATTTTAACGTCCCAGTCTAAAGCAGTCCGCCAGAGGTCTTGAATTAGCATTCGGCCATGAATTAAAACCGGTGCAAGAAATCCCAACGGATCGAACAAGCTCATCACGATACGCAAAGCAATCCGCTTGGTTGGTCGCCTACCCTCCACTACATACGGAGCCAGCTCGGTATGCCAGTTCGTGGAGAATATGAAGATATCTTTTTCAGGATCCCAAACTATTCCGAGAACTCGTTGTTGTTCCTCTCCATTACTACAGTCGATAGGGAGTGACCGCTGCTCTGGTGTTTCTCCTATTCCTTGCAGAACTGCTACATTGTTGCAAACCCAATTTCGCATATTCATCCCACCTCGAGAATGGATCAGCTTTACCTGTAGGGCCCGTTTCAAGGCTTCTTCTGGGGTATCGGTACTGTCGAAGTAGTCGTCCATATATGTTCTCTCCTTGATTGCCAGGGCTGCTTCAGGGAATTCATGTGCATTTTCGTCGGCATTCAAGTGCATAACGTGCTGCGCCGAGCATGGCGAGCAGGTAGCACCGAACGTTGCTACGTCCATAATATAAATGTCCGGTGGTAGCTGTTCATCAAAACGGAACAGAAATCGTTGAGAATGAGTATCCTCTGGGAGTATCCGAATCTGATGGAACATCTTCTCGATGTCTCCACCAAAGCCAATACGCCTCTCGCGAAACTTGCAAATTACACCCGGCAGCCGAACTAATAGGTCCGGTCCCTTCAACAGTTGGGAATTTAAAGACACTCCATTAACTTTCGCAGCTGCGTCCCACACAAGTCGTCTTTTGTTCGGTTTTCTGGGGTGAGCCACCACGCTAAGTGGCAAATACCACACTCGGTTAGCATCGACTTTACTTATCTCATCTTGTGTCGCTTTGTGGGCATAACCATTGTCGATGTACTCTCTCATTTGTTTGTGCACATCTCGTCGCAATCCGAGgtcttttgacaattttgattcGAAATTTCTAAGTCGTTTAGTTGCCATAGGTAAACTGTCTGGGAAGCGTATCTCGTCGGTTTTCCACAGCAGTCCGGTGACGAATCTACCGTTTTGGCGGAATGTTGTTTTATTTAGGATCTCCCTCGCTCTCATAATTTCTGCCGACTCTGGCAACTGTACGGGCGCTATTCCGGCGTCTTCCAGAATAAACTGTTGGCGTACTATTTCGTTCAGTTCTTGATCTACTTCTAGTTTACACAGGTGATGTCCCAAGAATGGTCGCTCATCGAGACGCTTTCCACACGGCCCGTATATTGTCCATCCAAGAACACTCCTTACTGCAATAGGCTCACCCGGCCGACCTACACGGCTCTCAATTGGTGCAATTAAGTCTAAGTTTCGTAAGCCGATGAGAACTTTCGGTTTCGCATTCtggtatgaaatcatagagacgCCCTCTAGATGTCTAAATTGTGAGGAAATTTTATCTACGCGTAGATTCTGAGTAGGAAGACTCAATGTGGAAACAGTACGTGCGGCTGAAAGCTTGTATCGCTCGTGTCCACCTCTGGCTGAAATCATTAAGTCAACTCGTTCTGACGAGCTCTCTTCGCGACTTACATCTGAAGTCCATATTAACTTTAACGGCTCTGAGGTTCCTACGACTCCGAGGCGGCGTGAAATACTAGCATCGATTAAAGTGTGGGAGGACCCCTCATCGAGGAAGGCGAAAGTATCAACACTACGCGACCCGTTAAATAATGTGATTGGCACAACACGGAATAGAACGACTTCTGTTGCAATTCTATGGGTCTTGCAGTCAGCTTTTATTACATTCAATGTCCCATCGTGGTGTAATAATGGATGATGCCGCTCACGGCAGTTTCCCACGTTACACGAGAATCTTGATTTACATGTCCAGTTACCATGGTCGAACAGGCACACTTCACAGAGTCTATTCtcttccaccgctttcaaacgcGCTTCAAGACTCATTCGTTTGAATTCGTTGCAATTTCGTACACGATGATCTAATTTGGCGCAGATCGGACAAGGTTTTCGGGGTAAGCTGTTCCCCAGCATGGCATGGTCTTCGTTATGGGCGTGAACGTGAGCCTTTTGATGATGCTTTATCCTGTCATAGCATCCAGAGTCATTTTTTGATTGTACTAGAACTGTAACCTCGCTTGCATCTATGACCAATCCatccatgaaatttccaaactcTTTAAGCGACGGATCATTAAACGCCCGCTTGTATCGCACCCAATCAAGCTTGATTGTGGCCGGCAGTTTCCCTACAAGCTCTTCCAGTAGCGTAGTATTTGCCAGATGACTTTTCAAATTTGCAGCTTCGAGATGGTCGCATAGCTGTTGGACCGTTAAACCGAAGTTAATTAAACTGTCAAGCCTCTCGGGTTTCGGAGCTTCCAAGCGACGTACTTTTGTAAGTAGATGTTTGACGAGAAGCTCTGGTCGTCCATATAGCCGTCGAAGGGTCTCAATTATCGATGATACGGCATGCGGAAACATTAACTTAGTAATCACTGCGTCCCGTGCTGGACCTCTAAGGCATTCTCTCAACCGAATGATGTTTTCGACCGGTGCAAATCCACAGGCCATAGTAGAGTCTAAATAGCTACTATAGAATACCGGCCATTCCTCGGGATCGCCAGAAAACGTTGGCAATTGTTTCGGCCATAGATGCCTAGCGGCAATCTGGTTTCCATTTAACATGCCACTAAGAGCTCCTTTTGACAGATTATTTGGTACTTCGGGTCTAGTAGCATGACCTGATGCTTCCGAATCCCCCCATGGTTCTTCATTTTTCGCGTTTTCATCACTCGTTTGCCCGAAGGCGTCTTGCAAACGTTGCTGCGTTACCCATTTTCGCGTTGCAGATTTCTCGGTGCGTGATGTGTGCTGGGAGAGGACTTCATCTTCCAAAAGTTTTTCCTCTAAACTGAGCTTTTCTTCCAAGAATTTCTCGAGCATTTTTAGTTGCTTCCTAGTCAATGCATTTTCTCTTTCCTCTAGGTCCTTCTCCATTTGCAGACGCTCTTTAGCCTTTTCTAGTTCTTGTCGTTGAAATTCCAGTTTTTGCTCCTCTAATTTCTGTTTTTCCTCCAGTCGACGAAGTGCTTTCTGAGCTACAACTCTAGCGCTGGACGTGTTAGTTCGCATAGAGCTGGCTTCAGTACATGATCGTTTCGAATATTCGAGACGTTCCTTCGGAGTTTTGTTGGTCGGTGACGTATTCCTTGTAGTGAAGCCTTTCAAGGTAGTTCCGACATTCTTTTGTGCTCCCTTTTTTTTGCTATCGCAGGCCTCAATTTCCTTCTTTGATTTGTCGTTGCGCGCCACTGTTGGTGTGGTTATCAGGCCACTGGAAGCAGTTTCTCTTTTGTGTGATTTCTCCGGCAATGAGGTATTTTGTGAGCACGTTTCACAATGCCATGGTCGATTTTCAACTCCAGGCGATACATTCGCGCAATCCAGGTGATACCAACCCAGACAAGAATCACACTGTACCATGTTATCGCAAGAGTTGGGTCGTTCACACCTCTCGCAGTCAAATCCATCTTGTTCCTGTGACATCTTCGACTCTAATCTTTGAGAATGTTCGGAGGCAGTTCGGATATAGGGAGATTCTTTGAAGCGAGCTTTCTTGTGCAGCAGCTCAAAGctgaaattattat comes from Malaya genurostris strain Urasoe2022 chromosome 3, Malgen_1.1, whole genome shotgun sequence and encodes:
- the LOC131438021 gene encoding uncharacterized protein LOC131438021 produces the protein MSQEQDGFDCERCERPNSCDNMVQCDSCLGWYHLDCANVSPGVENRPWHCETCSQNTSLPEKSHKRETASSGLITTPTVARNDKSKKEIEACDSKKKGAQKNVGTTLKGFTTRNTSPTNKTPKERLEYSKRSCTEASSMRTNTSSARVVAQKALRRLEEKQKLEEQKLEFQRQELEKAKERLQMEKDLEERENALTRKQLKMLEKFLEEKLSLEEKLLEDEVLSQHTSRTEKSATRKWVTQQRLQDAFGQTSDENAKNEEPWGDSEASGHATRPEVPNNLSKGALSGMLNGNQIAARHLWPKQLPTFSGDPEEWPVFYSSYLDSTMACGFAPVENIIRLRECLRGPARDAVITKLMFPHAVSSIIETLRRLYGRPELLVKHLLTKVRRLEAPKPERLDSLINFGLTVQQLCDHLEAANLKSHLANTTLLEELVGKLPATIKLDWVRYKRAFNDPSLKEFGNFMDGLVIDASEVTVLVQSKNDSGCYDRIKHHQKAHVHAHNEDHAMLGNSLPRKPCPICAKLDHRVRNCNEFKRMSLEARLKAVEENRLCEVCLFDHGNWTCKSRFSCNVGNCRERHHPLLHHDGTLNVIKADCKTHRIATEVVLFRVVPITLFNGSRSVDTFAFLDEGSSHTLIDASISRRLGVVGTSEPLKLIWTSDVSREESSSERVDLMISARGGHERYKLSAARTVSTLSLPTQNLRVDKISSQFRHLEGVSMISYQNAKPKVLIGLRNLDLIAPIESRVGRPGEPIAVRSVLGWTIYGPCGKRLDERPFLGHHLCKLEVDQELNEIVRQQFILEDAGIAPVQLPESAEIMRAREILNKTTFRQNGRFVTGLLWKTDEIRFPDSLPMATKRLRNFESKLSKDLGLRRDVHKQMREYIDNGYAHKATQDEISKVDANRVWYLPLSVVAHPRKPNKRRLVWDAAAKVNGVSLNSQLLKGPDLLVRLPGVICKFRERRIGFGGDIEKMFHQIRILPEDTHSQRFLFRFDEQLPPDIYIMDVATFGATCSPCSAQHVMHLNADENAHEFPEAALAIKERTYMDDYFDSTDTPEEALKRALQVKLIHSRGGMNMRNWVCNNVAVLQGIGETPEQRSLPIDCSNGEEQQRVLGIVWDPEKDIFIFSTNWHTELAPYVVEGRRPTKRIALRIVMSLFDPLGFLAPVLIHGRMLIQDLWRTALDWDVKIGDTEYDKWFQWINILPRISTIEIPRYYFIGSRPSSYESLQLHIFTDASELGYGCAAYFRIVVEGEIKCALVMARSKVAPLKYQSIPRMELQAALLGARMMKTVCETHTLPIREKYIHTDSEVVLAWIHSQHRNYKQFVAYRIGEILTLTEPASWRHVPSKENLADCLTKWSKDTLPDSNGRWLTGKNTFLHKEMENWPKQKQIPRTNEELRVHLLLHRIAVPERIIDAERFSKWKVLLRTVALVSRFVTNCRRKAKKLPIKTIKATKSLRPLIKCSIPTEIVPLCQNEYLTAEQLLWQTAQNDIYPDEVKILINNRDEPPEKWIKLERSSPLYILSPFADQFGVIRMEGRTAKASYATFDARFPVILPKSHPITLLLLEDFHTRYGHANRETVVNEVRQRFHIFNLRATVAKVMKKCQRCKIRKCKPQHPRMAPLPIERLTPFVRPFCYVGVDYLGPLEVSIGRRKEKRYVAVFTCLVVRAVHLEVAHSLSTDSCIMAVRRFIRRRGSPVEICSDNGTNFVGASNELIKQIKDINNECADTFTDARTRWTFNPPSAPHMGGVWERMVRSVKEAMRALDDGRKLNDEILLTVLAEAESFINSRPLTYMPQDSAEGEAITPNHFILGNSSGAHERMLLPIDLAASLRSSYQRSQFLSGAVWNRWLKEYFPSLNKRSKWFTDTKPIQVGDLVYITEGSRRTWVRGKVREVIAGSDGRIRQAIVRTAGGKDLRRPVVKLAVMEVSDGEFCESPQVSHQDSRGGGCSDNTAVLSAGKRIGHPAIPDGGVKCQIEK